The Seriola aureovittata isolate HTS-2021-v1 ecotype China chromosome 8, ASM2101889v1, whole genome shotgun sequence genome contains the following window.
AGAATAAAGTACAGTACAGAGAGTAAACTAAAAATGTGGGTCAGGCTCGGATCTTGCCACAGCCACTATGGATTGTAAATGGGTTTGTATGTCTGGCAGGGTTACGTCTCGTTCTGGGTGTCTGCCAGGCACACTCTCTCTGTGAGCGCGCTCAGTAGGCCACAGCGTGGGAGAAACAGATGGCTCTCCTTCGCTCACTATCTATctcttgccctctctctctctctctctctttctggctCTCTAGTAAGCAGCCACCTCATTGTGTAATTAAAAGGGCTTCTTTATTGTAATTGAACCGCATGTCATTTTCACCCTCTCTTGCACACATGAAGAGGAGGGCTGGCAAAGATTGAAAGATTAACTGAGAATCAATTAAAAGGTGACAGCTGACACTGAAATGGTTTTCACACAGACCCATATATTCCTATTCTATATGGTAATCAAATTATCAGCTTTTTGAGTCATCATATTTCATTGTCCATTAAGGCATTAAGCCGTCATCCTGATTAGAAACCACCGAAAAATCCCATGAGAATGAGACTGCTGCTGATATTAGTTTCGTTAGAGACACCTCATCTCGTTTCCTGTGGTTATAAAAACTTCGTTTCCATGGTAATATTCAGGAAATGGCGTTATTCCATGCAGGcaggaatatttaaaaaaaaaaaaaaaacaggatatGAGGATGATATAAACAGCACCTCCAGAAAAAGCCTTAATGGAGATACTTTATGTaaaacagtgtgacagtgaactCAGTGAACTGTGGCTGCTCTCTGCAAAGCTATGCTTGACTTGTGCtcacacctacacaaacacatgctgatAACTTGGCTTATAGTctttgtatatacagtatgtactgtaccATGAAGCACTACCTGAGACACCCTTGCATGGCTGTCTACAGACAGGTGGCTCAGTAAGAGTATGCAGATTTTGTTATTTCATATAAATACACACTAACAGATATTCCTACCTCTCTGTCATTTAAGTAaccatgtgttttgtgtgtgtgtgtgtgcgtgttcagGTGCTGAATGAAGCCGTAGGAGCTCTAATGTACCACACCATCACTCTGATGAGAGAAGACCTGGAGAAGTTTAAAGCCCTGCGTATCATCGTCCGCATTGGCAGCGGCTACGACAACATTGACATCAAATCTGCTGGGGAACTgggtgagaacacacacatgcacacacatatatacacacacacacagaagaagagtgagtgtgtgctggtAATACTGTGCTGCACTGTGCTTCTaactttttacacttttaaaaaccGAATTCATCACTAGCAAAGATTTTATCCTTTGTAAAGATATTTGCAAGTTAACAGTACAAATCCAGCGTTCATGTTACAAAGTGATCTACCAGGAATGTGTGCTTGCATATACACAATTTGACAATCCTCTGCCTTGTGTTGCCGCAGAAGTTGAGCCAAGTTTAACTTTGTTGCTTTGTGTCACTAGCACTGACAAAAGTTACTttctaaagtttttttttaattttttattgtgtggCCTATTGCTTCAAAAGTTTTGAAAAAGCAGTAACTAAATACAGATAATAGTTACAGTTAATATTATAACTGTaactattatattatttatatataatatatataaaaacagagaaagtagTTCCAGGTAGTTCAAAACAAAAGGCTGTTTTTCAGTCGTAGTTTTTCTATATCCTAAATGAAATTgtcatatttgaccacttattaTTTTTAAGTTCAACTActaactgtttattttattctaacTTTTTAAATAACAATAGCTTCACAGTAATATAATTTATCACAAGtgtaacagacagacaagaaacaaaataatcttTGATCTATAGTCTATAATCCTTTTTGGGTCTTATTCCTGTTTTGGATCTCATTCTCTGCTCCTCATTGTCTTACTGTTTTCTGTATTCTGTGCTGAGCTTGtacttttcttcatttaatcTAAATAATTTAGCCTTTTTAAAGTTTACTGTTGGTCCGTTGGTTTTAGGTGTTGTTCGGTAACTCTGTTACTAagtattatataaataaagttattattattattctcccaaaacatttttcattgctATCTGCCATGAGCAGCCATGTTTACAACAAGTCTATGATATttgtggagaaaaagaaaactcattTTGTAAAAActcatctctctcctgcagcagccagAGCTTTACTAACGTCCCCTATCTTCTTGCAACAAGAGGCTCTGGCATTTGAAAGTTGCCAGCGGTGTTTGTGGAGAAAACTGCTGACATCGCACCTTCAGCCTGCACTTCTCCACCAAAATAGCTTTTGCCAAACTTCATCTCTTTCAAAGGGCCCAAAAAGCTATTTCTAATCCTTATCTTCTCTCTGGTCCAACAGGCATCGCAGTTTGTAATATGCCAGCAGCTTCAGTGGAGGAGACGGCGGACTCCACGCTGTGTCACATCCTCACCTTGTACCGACGCACCACCTGGCTGCATCAGGTTTGTGTAGCCTTGTGTGGCTGATAAAAGGGAATGAAATGAACTGGATTTGAATGTGAACTCATTCTAAATGTATTGGTTAGAGGTGTACGTTTGGTTATCACTATTTTAGTTTGGACAGTTACTAATAATCGTCTACTGACAAATCAGCAAAATTGAAACATTTCGTTTCCTTTAGAATGTTGCTGTATTTGAAAGACGTTGATGTAAGATGTAGAAGGTACAGTAAAATGATTTGTTCCTCAAATCAGTTAtaagttatattattatttagacATATTTCATAACCATGATTCTGATATCTAAAAGGATTTAGACTGTGGTCATTAAGTGCAAAGTGCTGGCATTATGAAATTCACCTGGATCATGTAAagctgtaatgtttttgttgtctgtgtcaTTTTTGCATGTAATAATTAATTGATATTCATGCCAGGCTCTCCGGGAGGGCACGCGGGTTCAGAGCGTGGAGCAGATCCGAGAGGTGGCCTCAGGAGCGGCAAGGATCAGAGGAGAGACACTGGGACTCATAGGGCTCGGTGAGCAATGCCTTGTCAATGACATCTACTCTGCATACTGTTGCAGGAGACGTGTTTATATTGTGCACACAGTTTGGTTTGATGGTCGGACTGTCCATCAAGTTTTTAATCAGAccgtttttctcttttttccattttgggAAGTTTTGTCCTTAGCTCAGCTAAATTGGCTTCCCAAGGAGTTACTGCCAATAAAATATAAGCCGATTAAACCAGAGGTAGAATGCAAATCTCTTCCCTGTACAGTCTGAGCGTTTTCCAGCAATAATGAGCAGACGTGTGCAGCCAGAGCATTATGTAATTTGTACGAggcaaaaatcaaaaaatgggGAATATTAGATGCACAAAAATGGCAgctattgtgtttttatgttccaTTTGAATGAGTATTCATGTGTATGGAGTTTGTCTAAATGCACCTGTGTGTTTACtaatgagtgtgtctgtgtgtattcatgtgttcTAGGTCGAGTGGGCCAGGCTGTAGCCCTGCGAGCCAAGGCCTTTGGCTTCAATGTGATTTTCTATGACCCTTATTTGGCTGATGGAGTAGAAAGATCCCTGGGACTACAAAGGGTCACCACACTACAGGtagcgcacacgcacacacgcacacacgcacacacgcacacacacacacacacacacacacacacaacacacacacacacacacacacacacacacacacacacacacacacacacacacacacacacacacacacacacacacacagcattggGCCATTCAGCAACGACCTGACTGTTTCCAgcacttttgtgttttatgaaaagaaaaatgcctCCACTCAAAAGAAATCCTTCCACACTTGTACAGCTTTAAATCCAGCTTGAAGAATGATCATTTCATTGACTTTCACTATAACAGCTAACACACCAACATGAATGTGGTGATGCCATGATGCCATGTCCACGGTTTTTATCCTATTAAGTAAAAAGGTAATTCATAGCATATTGCTACACATATTACTTTATCATAGAGCTACAGCAGGGTTCCTATCAGGGATGGAAGTCCCAGTCTTGTTTTTGCTTGAGTCTCACTAGTTTCATAGGGAGGGAAGCTGTAAGAATTGTTATTAAGTTTCTCTGCATGTAACACCAGTGTCAGCAAAGAATGTCTCCCATGACAGTGATATTTGACTGTCACCACAGTACCATTTGAACTCCTGCTAGGACTGTAAGAACTCAGCACTGGAATAGCATTTAAATGGATTCACACTAAATCTTCTTtttactgaggaaaaaaatccattgtctccttttctctttgctgaCAAAACAGTGCTTTCTTCACCATCCACCATGACAAATGTGTATTTACCGGTATGTTGCTGCGCCTACTTAAAGTGCGTGGAAAAAGGAGGCACCCCCCCTTAATTTAGCTTCACGTCTTAGCGTGAATCTGGTGAAATTTGTCTGCTGTGAAGTGACTGTAAGTgtaaacagaggagagggatTTACTGGCACTtctttgtcttgtctttcttctcaGGACCTGCTCTTCcactctgactgtgtctctctgcactGCAGCCTGAACGAACACAACCACCACCTGATCAACGACTTCACCATCAAACAGGTGAGGGACAGCCaagcacgcacgcgcacacacacacacacacacacacacacacacacaccaacactgacttgaatgatttatttatccCTACATCAACTAGCCATAAATATTAAGTGGATACCCATAGATGTCCACTACCTACATACAGATGAATGAGGTTCTGTACTGCACGAGCTGCATACGATGACTGATACACTCGGGAAATATTTGCTGTCGATGACGCAGGATTATAGCTCTAAAGCAATTCTGACCTTgctgaaggaaggaaggggaaTAGACAATGTGAACCAATACAGTATTACATATTTATCATTATGGTTAAGTTTCACTGGGAGTTTCTGCACCGTGAGTAGAATATTTTTAGGGACAACAAGTGTTTTGTTATGTCCCTGTACGTGTACATGTTAAAGACCACTGGCCAACATTGAGAagaattaatatttcatttaattatgcCTTTAAATGTCCTTAGAAcaagaaaaaatttaaattgttaTCTTATTAGATGAAAGTAAATCACTTATacgtgtgcatatgtgtgttgaAGATGCGCCAGGGGGCGTTCCTGGTAAACACAGCCCGGGGGGGTTTGGTGGATGAGAAGGCCCTGGCTCAGGCTCTGAAGGAGGGGAGGATACGTGGAGCTGCTCTAGACGTTCATGAGACAGAGCCTTTCAGGTAAGAAACGCACTGTTATCGCATACATGAACTGTTATCTGTAATCCCCACCACACTGGAAATGTATATCTATCAGTGGGTGATGTTTTCTCCATCAGAGATGCAGAACGTGGTTATAAAACCAAGACAGCATTTCATTCTAGTTTTAGGGGACATCGCAAATATGATGCTGGTTTTTTGTTTGAaggaatatctttggattttgattgttcagacaaaataagcaatttaGATTAAGCAATTAACCagataatttaaaatatgattCAGTGTTGAATGAAATCATTGGTTGCAGCTGTAACCCGttgcactgtttgttttgtttcagtttcagtcaggGCCCGTTAAAGGATGCTCCCAATCTGATCTGCACCCCACATGCTGCCTGGTACAGTGAACAGGCATCTCTGGAAATGAGAGAGGAGGCAGCCAGGGAGATCCGAAGGGCCGTCACAggtagtgcacacacacacacacacgcacacacacacacacacacgctgaaaaatgtaaacacaagtcTGAAAAGAGATATTTTTAGGTGTTCTGGTACAGTCAAGCATAAACCATCCTTATTTTTTTAGCCGAGAGAGACTAAAAGGCCTTTCAGAGTGtgcctctctttcctcctcagaACCTCCCTCGTTCTatcctctttttctcattctttgttctctcttttcCATCCTCTGGTTTTGCGGTTTCCTCGGTGGCTCGGCCTGTTCAATCTTAATTCTTGCACACCTTTTGTGTCTCTGCAAAAAGTGGGTTggagaggtaaaaaaaacaaaaaaaaaggtagtgCAGTAACACCAACTAGTTCCCCTGTGTGCCTTAGAGAACACTGCACTATTCATTTCAGGTATTCCTTTTTTTTACTTGAGCAcctcatatttttctctctctctctctctctgttttttttttaggtcgTATCCCAGACAGTCTGAAGAACTGTGTGAATAAGGAGTTCCTCACCCAGAACAACCACTGGGCAGGAGTTGACCCAGCTACCGTCCACCCCGAGCTAAACGGGGCTTATAGGTAACAACACGAAAAGGATAACTCATTGACTGATGCAAAGTTTGACCGATCTCTTGGAAGAACAAGTACAAGTGTTTTACTTCTTTGTTGGCTGTAAAAAttgtttacaatgatataaatgaCATGATGATGCACGATAATTCAATACATTTATTGTTGGATATTTATAGGTCAGTGTCTCTGTATGTCCACAACTCAGCCAGCAATACACCCCTGTTAgccaataaaacatttattaggTTAGCGGTGCTAGGTACAGTCTTTCACAGAAACCTATAGTTGCTACAACAACACAGTGGGCAAGGATACACCCTGCTAGCATCCACCGATACCTCAGTGACAGcaaacaaatatcaacatcaagGCACAGCTTGCATCTTTCCGCACCTTTAACTATTCTTTCATCTGCCTGTCAGTCACTTGGGATTTCAGTTGCTGATCTGCAGCACCAGTTTGAGGCATTATTAATAGATTAATATTGCTACTACGAAGCCTGATCTGTTACTGATCTTGTAACCCATTGTGCTGTGGTGGCTATCTgtcaaaaaagttaaaacactaaaactgcGCTGACATTTCAGTATTTAGTTGATGCTGCAGACGAAGACACAAATCATGAATCCTTTGTTCTCCACACGTTGTGCAAAACACTGCAGGACCCTGTACAAAATGTCACGGGAGGGCGATAAGAAAAGCTTTGATGCAGGCTATAATTTTTGTAAAGGTCGATTTACTCAAATTACAAAAGaattaatatattttctcaCATATCCCTCATGAAATCTTGCCATGAAGATGGTTTACTTCTCTGAGATTGTGCCAGTACCCCACTGGTGGTTGCCAgcactgaaaaatgtcattttaaaaattcagCAACAGCATGTCATAGGACTCACTTTCCATTGTAGAGACAGCCCCTATGAAAACAGTTGACAGCATGTTAACCAGAGTAATGAGGACATCGTTTCGGGAAAAAGATAGGGCTGTTTAATATTTTAGATGCAAGCACCACAGATAAAATCTTCATGGCTAGATACCACTAGATTTTTTTGGTAATTAAGTTGGAgggaaatgtcaaaatatttcagttgGATTGGCTTCCATAATGTTATTGTAGATCTAATGTGATCAGGCACAATGTGACCGATCGAGTATCACATATTTGCAACTGCAGTTTCAGTTGAACTTCAGTTTCGTATCGCTCTCTCTGCCCTCTAGGTATCCCCCAGGAGTTGTGAGCTTGCCAGCTGGTGGCCTCCCGCCTCCAGTTGAAGGCATTGTGCCGAGCGCGGTGCCcatcacacacaccctcccGCCCGCTGTCACACACCCTCCTCATGCCCCATCTCCTGGACAAAACACAGTCAAGCCACCAGAGGGCGACAGAGAGCAGCATCCAAATGACCAACTGtagccacacactcacacacacacaggcttgtCCGTGTTGTCTGGTAACTGGAGGAGGTCGGCATGGCAACCGGTGTCAAAGCAGTATGTTCCCTAGCGACAAGTTGTTATCAGACAGGTTCAGTGTCAGATCGACAAGTTGAGGTCCCAAAAACAATCGATTCCACTACTCTCTGGCAATTGGTTCCCAGCAGCCAGTTCATACtccaaagaggaagaagaagaggatgatgataaagaggatgaggaggaggagcggatAGCTGTCAAATGCTCTAATCAAAGCACAAAACAGTTGTCCTCTGCCCCAACCAGAAGTCCTGAGAAAGACTGTAAAACTCAAGGTCCGCAGGTTGATCTTCACATAACAACTTTAGCCGAGTTTTAAATAGTTTTCTCTGccagaagtaaaaaaacaaacaataacgaTCTCTtgatttggaaagaaaaaaatactgaatcaaATTCTGCTTTCTTAGACTGTAGTGTGTCCAAAGTTAGAGGAGCGGGTTTcatgtctttctctcctttttctgtgTCCTTTCCTTAGTTTGATGTACAAGCAAACGTAGTAGGTTATGAAATGAATGTAACCTGTCAGTGTACAGTTTTTAGACttacagaaagaaaatactgatATTTGTATTCCAGTCTTAACAAAAAGAGTTATGTGATCTCTCTATGTAGCCAAACTGGTTTGAGAATAcaatatctgtttgtttttttcaatgtgtCCCCAAATTAACaagcccccccaaaaaagaggCAGCTTTTTGCACACCATCTCAGGAAATTAAGTTTCCGCAGTTggtatattatttttttaaatttttttgttttaaaattcctTTTTATGCCACttagtgcttttgtttttctacctgCTTGCCTTTTCGTGTCCCGCTACATTAGAAAAGAACTTTAACAAGAGCTAAAGTCGATCTAATGTTTGCTTTCGTTCGTTATGTT
Protein-coding sequences here:
- the LOC130173906 gene encoding C-terminal-binding protein 1; protein product: MGSSHLLNKGMPLGIRPPIMNGPMHPRPLVALLDGRDCTVEMPILKDVATVAFCDAQSTQEIHEKVLNEAVGALMYHTITLMREDLEKFKALRIIVRIGSGYDNIDIKSAGELGIAVCNMPAASVEETADSTLCHILTLYRRTTWLHQALREGTRVQSVEQIREVASGAARIRGETLGLIGLGRVGQAVALRAKAFGFNVIFYDPYLADGVERSLGLQRVTTLQDLLFHSDCVSLHCSLNEHNHHLINDFTIKQMRQGAFLVNTARGGLVDEKALAQALKEGRIRGAALDVHETEPFSFSQGPLKDAPNLICTPHAAWYSEQASLEMREEAAREIRRAVTGRIPDSLKNCVNKEFLTQNNHWAGVDPATVHPELNGAYRYPPGVVSLPAGGLPPPVEGIVPSAVPITHTLPPAVTHPPHAPSPGQNTVKPPEGDREQHPNDQL